The following proteins come from a genomic window of Limosilactobacillus reuteri:
- a CDS encoding GHKL domain-containing protein, producing the protein MPGSEIKTARIIGILMDNAIEATFKQAKPYIQFALLKHTPEVYELVIANSIEQKLNINTALKFEHSTKEGHQGISLSNVTQLVENDDHYSFSAEVKDKVIMMTCFIQGK; encoded by the coding sequence TTGCCGGGTTCAGAAATAAAAACTGCTAGAATTATCGGAATTTTAATGGACAATGCAATTGAAGCAACCTTCAAACAAGCTAAACCATATATTCAGTTTGCATTGCTTAAGCACACTCCGGAAGTTTATGAATTGGTAATTGCTAATTCGATTGAACAAAAACTTAATATTAATACTGCACTGAAATTTGAGCATTCGACTAAAGAAGGGCATCAAGGAATTAGCCTTTCAAATGTGACCCAGTTGGTAGAAAATGATGACCATTATTCTTTTTCAGCGGAAGTTAAAGATAAGGTAATTATGATGACTTGTTTTATTCAGGGAAAGTGA